TCATAAATTCACTAAAGGCATTGGTCCACGTCTTTCCTTAGATATTGATTCTTTTAAAAAACTACACAATCTTGAAGATGAAAGATCTAATTCTCCTATCATCGCTTTTTCTAATGAATTTGAAATAGCATCATTAGATTTAAAAAGTAGATTCCAAGTATTTTGTAAAATTTTTAGATCAAAATCCTTATTTTCAATCAAACCACTTCTTTTAATTCCAATCCTATTTAATCCCCTCAATCTTCCTGGATGACCTTCGGCTAAACAAAATGGAGGCACATCTCGATCTACTCTAGTCATTCCGCCAATCATTGCTAAATATCCAATATGTACAAATTGATGAATCCCCAGGCAGCCACCAATAATAGCTTTATCTTCAATCTTTACATGGCCTGCAACTTGAACACTATTTGATAAAACTATCCTGTTACCAAGTTCACAATTATGGCCTATATGACTGTAAGCCATTAACAAATTATTATTACCAATAATAGTCTTTTCTCCTTCATCAGTTGCCTTATTAATAGTTACACATTCTCTAAAAGTATTATTATTTCCAATAATTACTTCAGTAGAGGCTCCTTTATATTTAAGATCTTGAGGATCCAGACCTATAAAAACATTTGGGAAAACTTTATTGTTAAAACCAATTTGAGTTTTTCCTGTAACAACAGCATTCGGACCTATTTCAGTTCCTTTCCCAATAGTTACATCAGGACCAACAATAGCTCCTTGAGAGATAATGACCCCATCTTGTAATTCGGCACGTGGATCAACAAAAGCGTTTGGGTGCACTTTTACACCACTAAAGTTTGAATTTATTTCAGTATTTTTATTCTCCATATATCTAATCAACTAATGAAAACATTAATTCTCCAGCACAAACCAACTTCCCACCAACATGTGCCTCACCCTGAACCTTGCCAAATCTTTGTCTTTTGATACTCAATAACTTACAAGAAATTATCAATTGATCTCCAGGTACAACAGGTTTTCTGAATTTAACATTATTAATTCCAGCAAAAACGAAAAGTCCTTTAGGAAGATCGGGCATTTGTGTTACTATAATTCCCCCAACCTGTGCCATTGATTCAACAATAAGAACTCCAGGCATTATAGGCCTTTCAGGAAAGTGTCCTTGAAATTGAGGCTCATTGATAGTCACATTTTTTACTGCAACAGCTCTCTCACCAGGAATATTTTCTATAACTTTGTCTACAAGAGCAAAAGGATATCTGTGAGGTAATAAACCTAGTATGTTCTCAGAGGAGAGTTGATTATTTTCACTGGATAATTTCTTTTCCAAAATAATTAAAGATAAAGTTAATTTTTGAGCGATGAGGCCAATAAAGCGTTTAAAGAATGTGATCCTTTATAAACTAAAATTTGTGCCTTAGGTAACCCTACCAAAGCCAAGTCCCCAATAAGGTCTAAAATTTTATGTCTTATTGGTTCATTATCAAATCTTAATGGCGGATTTACCCATTCATCACCATCACAGACAAGTGCATTTTCCAAACTTCCTCCTTTTATTAAACCAAGTTCACTTAATTCTTGAAATTGATCCTTAAAACCAAATGTTCTTGCTGGAGCAATCATTTCAACGAAACTTTTTGGATTTAAATCAATCACAAAAGTTTGATTTCCAATTGCTTTGTAGGAAAAACTTATGGTAGATATAATTGTAATTTTTTCAGAAGGAGTTGCTGCTATCACTGAGCCTTCTTTATTTAAAATTATTGATTTATTAATCTCTCGAAAAAAATTATCTGGGTTTGGGGCCTTTTTTATCCCTACTCTTTCAAACTCTCTTACCCACTGAATTGCCGATCCATCTAAAAGCGGGATCTCTTTCCCATCAACCTCAATATGTATATAACTTAGCCCACAACCTGCAAGTGAAGATAATAAATGTTCAATAGTATATAAATTTCTCCCTCCTAATTTAACCGCAGTACAAAGCATCGTACTTCCAATCAAATGTTGACTTAGCTTAAAAATCTCATTAGGTTTATCTCTAAAAGAAACATAATATCCTTCTTTTTCATAAGAAGAAATTTTAACTCTAGTTTTTTCTCCACTATGAAGGCCTATACCCTCTTTGGAGACAATACCAGCTAAGGTATAGCAAGAATCGTAATTAGTAGGCCAAGAAAACACTTAAAACTTCCATCCAACTCCAAGTGTATATCTCCAATCTCCACTTAGGTCCTTACTAGCAATATCTAATCTTAACGGACCAATTGGCGTTTTAACACCTATTCCTCCACCTACAGAAAAACCTGAACCTGATTTTTTTAGTAATTTACCGGGTTTTCCTGGGACATCATCTTGGGAGCCCAAATCACTACCTGCATCAGCGAATAAAGCCCCTGAAATCATCCTCCAAACAGGAAATCTATATTCTGCAGTTCCTTCAACAAAGGTTTTACTTACAGCTAGGTCACAAGATGACCATCCTCTTACCGATGAGGTTCCCCCCATGCAAAATGCTTCATAAGGAGGTAATTCTCCAATAATTGTTCCACCTTTTAATTGAAACCCAATAGCTTGAGGGCAATCATTATCGGAGGGGTCACTAGACCTACATCCTTTTGTTAAATTTATAAATCTCGTAGGAATGAAAACTGCATATGAGGCACTCATTCGATTGAAAGTTGGTGAATTTTCGCCTAAAGGAACGAACTGTTCGCTGCCGATAGTAAGTTTATTTCCAGCGGTTGGGTTAACTGGATTATTTAAATTATTCCTAGATGTATTTGCGATGAAACTTACTAAGGTATTTTCTTCTGGGCACGAGCCATCTGAAGGTGTATATCCTATACAAATTATTTCATCGATATTTGCCGTTGTGGGCGTCATATCTCCGTAAGGCTTTCTATTGCCACTACTATCAATCATTCTTACTCTTTTAAAATTCATCCCTGCAAGAACCCTCCATTTAGCAACTTTAAATGGATCTCCACCATTAAGAGGTCTCGAGAAAGAAAAACCTCCTCCTGTTTTTTCCAGAATAATAGAGGAGAAAGAATCTGAACTAGAAGCATTCGTGTCATCAACTGCATATATCTTTC
This window of the Prochlorococcus sp. MIT 1314 genome carries:
- the lpxA gene encoding acyl-ACP--UDP-N-acetylglucosamine O-acyltransferase, coding for MENKNTEINSNFSGVKVHPNAFVDPRAELQDGVIISQGAIVGPDVTIGKGTEIGPNAVVTGKTQIGFNNKVFPNVFIGLDPQDLKYKGASTEVIIGNNNTFRECVTINKATDEGEKTIIGNNNLLMAYSHIGHNCELGNRIVLSNSVQVAGHVKIEDKAIIGGCLGIHQFVHIGYLAMIGGMTRVDRDVPPFCLAEGHPGRLRGLNRIGIKRSGLIENKDFDLKILQNTWNLLFKSNDAISNSLEKAMIGELDLSSSRLCSFLKESISKERRGPMPLVNL
- the fabZ gene encoding 3-hydroxyacyl-ACP dehydratase FabZ, with product MEKKLSSENNQLSSENILGLLPHRYPFALVDKVIENIPGERAVAVKNVTINEPQFQGHFPERPIMPGVLIVESMAQVGGIIVTQMPDLPKGLFVFAGINNVKFRKPVVPGDQLIISCKLLSIKRQRFGKVQGEAHVGGKLVCAGELMFSLVD
- the lpxC gene encoding UDP-3-O-acyl-N-acetylglucosamine deacetylase, whose amino-acid sequence is MFSWPTNYDSCYTLAGIVSKEGIGLHSGEKTRVKISSYEKEGYYVSFRDKPNEIFKLSQHLIGSTMLCTAVKLGGRNLYTIEHLLSSLAGCGLSYIHIEVDGKEIPLLDGSAIQWVREFERVGIKKAPNPDNFFREINKSIILNKEGSVIAATPSEKITIISTISFSYKAIGNQTFVIDLNPKSFVEMIAPARTFGFKDQFQELSELGLIKGGSLENALVCDGDEWVNPPLRFDNEPIRHKILDLIGDLALVGLPKAQILVYKGSHSLNALLASSLKN